Proteins encoded by one window of Arabidopsis thaliana chromosome 2, partial sequence:
- the MYB2 gene encoding myb domain protein 2 (myb domain protein 2 (MYB2); FUNCTIONS IN: calmodulin binding, DNA binding, transcription activator activity, sequence-specific DNA binding transcription factor activity; INVOLVED IN: in 6 processes; LOCATED IN: nucleus; EXPRESSED IN: 6 plant structures; EXPRESSED DURING: 4 anthesis; CONTAINS InterPro DOMAIN/s: SANT, DNA-binding (InterPro:IPR001005), Homeodomain-like (InterPro:IPR009057), Myb, DNA-binding (InterPro:IPR014778), HTH transcriptional regulator, Myb-type, DNA-binding (InterPro:IPR017930), Homeodomain-related (InterPro:IPR012287), Myb transcription factor (InterPro:IPR015495); BEST Arabidopsis thaliana protein match is: myb domain protein 112 (TAIR:AT1G48000.1); Has 8762 Blast hits to 8122 proteins in 475 species: Archae - 0; Bacteria - 0; Metazoa - 719; Fungi - 467; Plants - 5817; Viruses - 4; Other Eukaryotes - 1755 (source: NCBI BLink).), protein MEDYERINSNSPTHEEDSDVRKGPWTEEEDAILVNFVSIHGDARWNHIARSSGLKRTGKSCRLRWLNYLRPDVRRGNITLEEQFMILKLHSLWGNRWSKIAQYLPGRTDNEIKNYWRTRVQKQAKHLRCDVNSNLFKETMRNVWMPRLVERINAQSLPTTCEQVESMITDPSQPVNEPSPVEPGFVQFSQNHHQQFVPATELSATSSNSPAETFSDVRGGVVNGSGYDPSGQTGFGEFNDWGCVGGDNMWTDEESFWFLQDQFCPDTTSYSYN, encoded by the exons ATGGAAGATTACGAGCgaataaactcaaactctCCAACACATGAAGAAGATTCTGATGTACGGAAAGGTCCATGGaccgaggaagaagatgcAATCCTAGTCAACTTCGTCTCTATCCATGGCGATGCTCGTTGGAACCACATCGCTCGTTCCTCTG GGCTAAAGCGAACTGGTAAGAGTTGTAGATTAAGATGGCTTAATTACTTACGTCCAGATGTTAGAAGAGGCAACATCACTCTCGAAGAACAATTTATGATCCTCAAACTCCATTCTCTTTGGGGCAATAG GTGGTCGAAGATTGCGCAATATCTACCGGGAAGAACAGataatgaaataaagaattatTGGAGAACTCGAGTCCAAAAGCAAGCCAAACACCTAAGATGCGATGTTAACAGTAATCTTTTCAAGGAGACTATGAGAAATGTTTGGATGCCGAGATTAGTGGAACGAATCAACGCCCAATCATTACCCACCACGTGTGAACAAGTGGAGTCAATGATCACCGACCCAAGTCAACCAGTTAACGAACCGAGTCCGGTCGAGCCGGGTTTCGTTCAATTCAGCcagaatcatcatcagcaaTTCGTACCGGCTACGGAATTGTCAGCAACGTCTTCGAATTCTCCGGCTGAGACGTTTTCGGACGTTCGAGGTGGGGTGGTGAACGGGTCAGGTTATGATCCGTCGGGTCAAACGGGTTTCGGAGAGTTCAACGATTGGGGCTGTGTTGGTGGGGACAACATGTGGACTGACGAGGAGAGTTTTTGGTTCTTGCAGGACCAGTTCTGCCCCGATACGACATCGTATTCGTATAATTAA
- the GolS1 gene encoding galactinol synthase 1 (galactinol synthase 1 (GolS1); FUNCTIONS IN: transferase activity, transferring hexosyl groups, transferase activity, transferring glycosyl groups; INVOLVED IN: response to high light intensity, carbohydrate biosynthetic process, response to hydrogen peroxide, response to heat; LOCATED IN: cellular_component unknown; EXPRESSED IN: 19 plant structures; EXPRESSED DURING: 11 growth stages; CONTAINS InterPro DOMAIN/s: Glycosyl transferase, family 8 (InterPro:IPR002495); BEST Arabidopsis thaliana protein match is: galactinol synthase 2 (TAIR:AT1G56600.1); Has 1198 Blast hits to 1197 proteins in 285 species: Archae - 0; Bacteria - 104; Metazoa - 258; Fungi - 278; Plants - 420; Viruses - 71; Other Eukaryotes - 67 (source: NCBI BLink).), with product MAPGLTQTADAMSTVTITKPSLPSVQDSDRAYVTFLAGNGDYVKGVVGLAKGLRKVKSAYPLVVAMLPDVPEEHRRILVDQGCIVREIEPVYPPENQTQFAMAYYVINYSKLRIWKFVEYSKMIYLDGDIQVYENIDHLFDLPDGYLYAVMDCFCEKTWSHTPQYKIRYCQQCPDKVQWPKAELGEPPALYFNAGMFLYEPNLETYEDLLRTLKITPPTPFAEQDFLNMYFKKIYKPIPLVYNLVLAMLWRHPENVELGKVKVVHYCAAGSKPWRYTGKEANMEREDIKMLVKKWWDIYDDESLDYKKPVTVVDTEVDLVNLKPFITALTEAGRLNYVTAPSAA from the exons ATGGCTCCGGGGCTTACTCAAACCGCTGATGCTATGTCCACCGTGACGATAACAAAACCGTCACTGCCATCAGTCCAAGACAGCGATCGAGCTTACGTGACGTTTCTTGCTGGAAACGGTGATTACGTGAAAGGAGTCGTTGGTTTAGCCAAAGGGTTAAGGAAAGTCAAATCGGCTTATCCACTCGTAGTAGCGATGTTACCCGACGTCCCGGAGGAACACCGTCGTATACTTGTGGATCAAGGATGCATCGTCCGTGAAATCGAACCCGTTTACCCACCCGAGAACCAAACTCAGTTCGCCATGGCTTATTACGTCATCAACTACTCTAAACTCCGTATCTGGAAG TTTGTGGAGTATagtaaaatgatatatttagaTGGAGACATTCAAGTTTACGAAAACATCGATCACTTGTTTGACCTACCAGATGGCTATTTGTACGCGGTGATGGATTGTTTCTGTGAGAAAACATGGAGTCACACGCCGCAATACAAGATCAGATATTGCCAACAATGCCCCGACAAAGTCCAGTGGCCAAAAGCGGAGCTTGGAGAGCCACCGGCTCTTTACTTCAACGCCGGAATGTTCTTGTACGAGCCTAACCTCGAGACTTACGAGGATCTACTACGAACACTTAAAATCACTCCTCCGACTCCTTTCGCTGAACAG GATTTTTTGAACATGTACTTTAAGAAAATCTACAAGCCGATTCCTTTAGTGTACAATCTCGTCCTTGCGATGTTATGGCGTCACCCAGAAAATGTAGAGCTTGGAAAAGTCAAGGTGGTTCACTACTGTGCAGCG GGTTCGAAGCCGTGGAGATACACAGGGAAAGAAGCGAACATGGAGAGGgaagatataaaaatgttagTGAAAAAATGGTGGGACATTTACGACGACGAATCCTTGGATTACAAGAAACCTGTTACCGTTGTGGACACAGAGGTCGATCTCGTGAATCTGAAGCCGTTCATCACCGCTCTTACTGAAGCTGGCCGGCTCAACTACGTGACCGCACCGTCCGCTGCTTGA
- a CDS encoding uncharacterized protein (unknown protein; Has 3 Blast hits to 3 proteins in 1 species: Archae - 0; Bacteria - 0; Metazoa - 0; Fungi - 0; Plants - 3; Viruses - 0; Other Eukaryotes - 0 (source: NCBI BLink).) yields the protein MASIVMLLRALMSCRLTPKDEPETSDSSSSAAKLYRNIVGDENVTRKRISVVDTSHLGDNHEFIIETTCGSNDMDEGFYWIIVRNHLM from the coding sequence ATGGCGTCGATAGTGATGCTCCTTAGAGCACTGATGAGTTGCCGTCTTACGCCTAAAGACGAGCCGGAGACATCGGATTCTTCTTCGTCTGCTGCGAAACTTTACAGAAATATCGTCGGAGACGAAAACGTGACAAGGAAGAGAATTTCAGTGGTTGATACATCGCATCTTGGCGATAATCACGAGTTTATTATCGAAACTACGTGTGGAAGCAACGATATGGATGAAGGGTTTTACTGGATCATCGTCAGGAATCACTTGATGTGA
- the ARF1A1C gene encoding Ras-related small GTP-binding family protein encodes MGLSFGKLFSRLFAKKEMRILMVGLDAAGKTTILYKLKLGEIVTTIPTIGFNVETVEYKNISFTVWDVGGQDKIRPLWRHYFQNTQGLIFVVDSNDRDRVVEARDELHRMLNEDELRDAVLLVFANKQDLPNAMNAAEITDKLGLHSLRQRHWYIQSTCATSGEGLYEGLDWLSNNIASKA; translated from the exons ATGGGGTTGTCATTCGGAAAGTTGTTCAGCAGGCTCTTTGCGAAGAAAGAGATGCGTATTCTGATGGTTGGTCTCGATGCTGCTGGTAAGACGACTATCCTCTACAAGCTCAAACTTGGAGAGATCGTCACCACTATTCCAACCATTG GGTTCAACGTTGAGACTGTTGAATACAAGAACATCAGCTTCACCGTGTGGGATGTTGGGGGTCAAGACAAG ATCCGTCCATTGTGGAGACATTACTTCCAGAACACACAGGGACTTATCTTTGTTGTGGACAGCAATGATCGTGACCGTGTTGTTGAAGCCAGGGACGAGCTTCACAGGATGCTGAATGAG GATGAATTGAGGGATGCAGTTCTGCTTGTATTTGCTAACAAGCAAGATCTTCCCAACGCGATGAACGCTGCTGAGATAACTGACAAGCTTGGGCTTCATTCTCTTCGTCAACGACACTG GTACATTCAGAGCACATGTGCCACCTCTGGAGAAGGACTCTATGAGGGACTTGACTGGCTCTCCAACAACATCGCAAGCAAG GCATAG